Proteins found in one Apostichopus japonicus isolate 1M-3 chromosome 16, ASM3797524v1, whole genome shotgun sequence genomic segment:
- the LOC139982618 gene encoding uncharacterized protein isoform X4, producing the protein MAEMISTVSSVISLCEQIKSWISDVRQALYNNQGQECETLCQELRIMEQIHIDLSDSINSNTDSRNSERGLLNAIQYTQTILEELLKAVSGPRLKKYQVMRRYKLRKTIDEKTKSLHQARKMVTHALECSQYRLLHQSSSNAVDNTANDKTGNFEDTVTDGCGSVKKESEVHETTDNEINETVEESNEPPTLQEISGIIQPHDVITFQNQIFVLMDGGICAYNMAGKRIKRYKGKHGFKPFAATFLGATLCVTDKKSKCVVTFDESLNVTNWFGKDNMEEPAGITSCERKNCIYVLTGRKKESAEVAKFNADGEYIRCYCSDSLEDPWYIKKSSSDEFFISDFARMAVDVYSYDFSNRLAL; encoded by the exons ATGGCCGAAATGATCAGTACCGTATCATCTGTCATAAGTTTGTGTGAACAGATTAAATCATGGATATCTGACGTCCGGCAGGCATTGTACAACAATCAGGGACAAGAATGTGAGACTCTTTGCCAGGAATTACGTATTATGGAACAAATTCACATAGATTTGAGTGACAGCATTAATAGTAACACTGACTCAAGGAATTCTGAACGAG gATTGTTAAATGCCATACAGTATACACAAACAATATTGGAGGAGTTATTGAAAGCTGTCAGTGGACCCCGCTTGAAAAAATACCAGGTTATGAGAAGatataaattaagaaagacCATTGACGAAAAGACAAAGTCCCTGCATCAAGCGAGAAAGATGGTGACACATGCATTAGAG TGTTCCCAGTACAGGCTATTACATCAATCTTCTAGTAATGCGGTAGATAACACGGCTAACGATAAAACGGGTAACTTCGAAGACACTGTGACCGATGGCTGTGGAAGTGTAAAAAAAGAGTCAGAAG TTCACGAAACAACTGACAATGAAATCAACGAAACGGTAGAAGAAAGCAACGAACCGCCAACATTACAAGAAATATCAGGTATAATTCAACCTCACGACGTCATCACGTTTCAAAATCAGATTTTTGTATTGATGGACGGAGGAATCTGCGCATATAACATGGCAGGAAAAAGGATTAAGCGTTACAAAGGAAAACATGGTTTTAAACCATTTGCCGCAACTTTCCTGGGAGCTACTTTATGTGTTACAGACAAGAAGAGTAAATGTGTCGTAACATTTGATGAATCATTGAATGTAACGAATTGGTTTGGTAAAGATAACATGGAAGAACCTGCAGGTATTACGTCATGCGAGAGGAAAAATTGTATATACGTATTGACAGGTAGGAAGAAAGAGTCGGCTGAAGTAGCAAAGTTTAACGCCGATGGTGAGTACATAAGATGTTATTGTAGCGACAGTCTGGAAGATCCTTGGTACATCAAAAAAAGTAGCTCAGATGAG